A window of Gambusia affinis linkage group LG03, SWU_Gaff_1.0, whole genome shotgun sequence contains these coding sequences:
- the LOC122827901 gene encoding apoptosis-inducing factor 3 translates to MGGCFSKPKPVEVKVELSLLEKEKEVDGLSPNGKASPFADCRPNGALAHSSDEDSMLLPLNHNSRDYVEASVCHVKDLENGQMREVDLGCGRALLIKQHGEFSAMAHKCPHYGAPLVKGVLSKGHVRCPWHGACFSTATGDIEDFPGLDSLPTFQVRVEKDKVIIRANKQALQSQKRSKPMSRCSAVINSNTGFSHVLIIGSGPASLVCAETLRQEGFTDRIVMCTMDRHPPYDRPKLSKVCTQTPAIYTETQLIMSGSLHKRLQSCCFGQWLFREQLLIEQPSLRKLRKCGFLQDHDIELLTEKEVVAVDVKTRSVTFEDGLRMEYRKLFIASGSNPKPMSYKGKDVGNVFHLRTPEDANSIARLANNKNAVIVGTSFVGMEVAAALTDKAHSVSVIGIEPVPFKKALGEKVGKAIMKLFETNRVKFYMLNEVSEMIGQHGQLKEVVLKSGKVLRADVCVIGAGSVPASGFLKQSGIHLDSKGFITVNKMMQTNVDGVFAGGDVVTFPFPPRNNKKVNIPHWQMAHVHGRVAALSMMGRLSEFKTVPYFWSAMFGKTIRYAGYGDGFDDVIIQGDLEELRFVAFYTRSEEVVAVTSMNYDPIVSRVAEVLGSGKTIKKRDVEMLAQLGKTGDISWLIDKGSH, encoded by the exons TTGAAGTCAAAGTGGAGCTCTCTCtcctggaaaaagaaaaagaagtggaCGGCCTGTCCCCTAATGGCAAAGCGAGCCCCTTCGCTGACTGCAGACCGAATGGGGCCCTGGCACACAGCTCTGACGAAGACTCCATGCTGCTGCCGCTCAACCACAACTCCCGGGATTATGTGGAGGCCTCAGTGTGTCACGTTAAAGACCTGGAAAATGGACA AATGCGAGAGGTCGATCTGGGATGTGGCAGAGCTTTGCTCATCAAACAACACGGGGAGTTTTCCGCCATGGCCCACAAGTGTCCGCACTACGGAGCACCACTGGTCAAAG GTGTCCTATCTAAAGGACATGTGCGCTGTCCCTGGCACGGCGCCTGTTTCAGCACAGCAACAGGAGACATAGAGGACTTCCCAGGTCTGGACAGTCTGCCTACCTTCCAG GTCAGAGTTGAAAAGGACAAGGTGATCATTCGTGCAAACAAGCaa GCACTTCAGTCACAAAAGAGATCGAAACCCATGTCCCGATGTTCGGCCGTCATCAACTCCAACACAGGCTTCAGCCATGTTCTCATCATCGGTTCAG GTCCAGCGAGCCTGGTGTGTGCAGAGACACTGAGGCAAGAAGGCTTCACAGATCGCATCGTCATGTGCACCATGGACAGACATCCTCCGTATGACAGGCCTAAACTGAGTAAGGTTTGTACACAGACTCCAGCCATATACACTGAGACGCAGCTCATTATGTCAGGAAGCTTACATAAGAGACTGCAGAGTTGCTGCTTTGGTCAGTGGCTCTTTAGGGAGCAGCTACTCATTGAGCAGCCAAGCTTAAGAAAGTTGAGA AAATGTGGTTTCCTGCAGGACCATGACATTGAGCTGCTCACAGAAAAGGAG GTTGTAGCAGTGGATGTTAAGACTCGATCTGTAACGTTTGAAGACGGCTTGAGGATGGAGTACAGGAAACTCTTTATTGCTTCAGGAagcaa tcCAAAACCGATGAGCTACAAGGGGAAAGACGTCGGGAATGTTTTCCATCTCCGGACGCCTGAGGATGCTAACAGCATAGCGAGGCTAGCCAACAACAAGAACGCCGTGATTGTGGGAACATCTTTTGTTG GTATGGAGGTGGCTGCAGCTCTGACTGACAAGGCCCACTCAGTGTCTGTCATCGGGATCGAGCCGGTCCCCTTCAAAAAAGCTCTTGGGGAGAAAGTAGGGAAAGCCATAATGAAG ctgtttgagaCAAACAGGGTGAAGTTCTACATGCTGAACGAAGTGTCGGAGATGATTGGTCAGCATGGACAG CTGAAGGAAGTTGTTCTGAAGAGTGGGAAAGTCCTGCGGGCGGACGTGTGCGTCATCGGAGCAG GGAGTGTTCCTGCATCAGGGTTTTTGAAACAGAGCGGCATCCACTTGGACTCAAAGGGCTTCATCACCGTGAACAAG ATGATGCAGACAAACGTTGATGGGGTGTTTGCTGGAGGAGACGTGGTCACGTTTCCTTTTCCACCTCGCAACAACAAGAAGGTGAACATCCCTCACTGGCAGATGGCTCATGTCCACG GCAGGGTGGCAGCTCTCAGCATGATGGGCAGACTCTCTGAGTTCAAAACTGTGCCTTACTTCTGGTCGGCGATGTTTGGGAAGACCATTCGCTATGCAG GTTATGGTGATGGATTTGATGATGTCATCATACAAGGAGATCTGGAAGAATTAcgatttgttgctttttatacAAG GAGCGAGGAGGTGGTTGCTGTCACCAGCATGAACTATGACCCCATCGTGTCTCGGGTGGCAGAGGTCTTGGGATCCGGAAAGACGATTAAAAAGCGAGACGTGGA gaTGTTAGCGCAGCTTGGCAA GACTGGAGACATATCTTGGCTGATTGACAAAGGCTCTCACTGA